The following coding sequences lie in one Spinacia oleracea cultivar Varoflay chromosome 1, BTI_SOV_V1, whole genome shotgun sequence genomic window:
- the LOC110791948 gene encoding pentatricopeptide repeat-containing protein At3g58590, which translates to MNTSYIRSANLPKSLCFVLLKLPCFSTYILRLNKLFSTLQQPFNGYQDGQLHYFLHKCTKAQSLKAVQSFHALTIILGPYARQPTYFANNVISLYASFHELQSAHKVFEEIPQKNLVSYNGLMSAYSRNEEVEDAWGIFSDMWVCGFRPTQFTFGGLLSCPALDLRRGYVIHGLMLKNGLLFAEPHAGTALIGMFGRHGCVDEAVRVFEDMPHKSLVTWNSVISLLGYHGFIEESMVLFSELMRANYKLSDGTLVVLLSGFVGKNAQELGQQVHCLVIKNGLTHEVSTSNSLLNMCAKCMDFSLAERMFEEMPFRDVVTYNILIGPLARSERPGRGLELLLHMLSEGILPNKTTYVGVINCSANLKIQLFGEYIHSKVTKNSMEIDVFVGSALVDFYGKCNMLVSAQRCFDEICDRNVVSWNSLIAAVTSKSQSSSVALFQEMLQLGYCPNEFTFSAVLKASSVLELKQLHCLIIRMGYLQYEYVFRSLITSYARSGLIFDALLIANSADTLISVASSNVIAAAYSRNGESDKSLEILSNLNEPDTISWNILASTCSHNGYHTEAFEVFKHMLEVQIYPDNYTFVSVLSSCTSLRCLAFGCSIHGLLIKSNFERCDTFVCNILIDLYSKCGCVEDSVKIFNATEDKNLITWTTLISALGHHGFVFQALERFKEMEHLGIKPDAVSFVAMLSACRHGGLVQEGMELFSRMQRLYGLEPKMDHYHGVVDLLARHGNLKEAEQVISSMPFPPNALIWRSFLEGCKRRRITNLYPLKSRDLTIYRA; encoded by the coding sequence ATGAACACCTCCTACATAAGAAGCGCAAACCTCCCAAAATCTTTGTGCTTTGTGCTCCTGAAATTGCCCTGTTTTTCCACCTATATTTTAAGGCTTAATAAACTTTTCAGTACACTCCAACAACCTTTTAATGGATACCAAGATGGACAGCTTCACTATTTCTTGCATAAATGCACTAAAGCTCAATCCCTCAAAGCAGTACAGTCCTTCCATGCTCTTACCATCATCCTGGGTCCATATGCAAGGCAACCAACCTACTTTGCTAACAACGTTATCTCGTTGTACGCTTCTTTTCATGAGTTACAGAGTGCGCACAAGGTATTTGAAGAAATACCTCAAAAGAACTTGGTCTCCTACAATGGCTTAATGAGTGCGTATAGTCGCAATGAGGAGGTGGAAGATGCTTGGGGAATTTTTTCCGATATGTGGGTTTGTGGTTTTAGACCGACCCAATTCACATTTGGTGGTCTTCTTTCTTGCCCCGCTTTGGATTTGAGGAGGGGATATGTTATTCATGGGTTAATGTTGAAGAATGGATTGCTTTTTGCTGAACCTCATGCTGGAACTGCTTTAATTGGTATGTTTGGCAGACATGGGTGTGTTGATGAGGCCGTTCGAGTTTTTGAAGATATGCCTCATAAGAGTCTGGTCACTTGGAATTCAGTTATATCTTTGTTAGGATATCACGGGTTTATTGAAGAATCTATGGTTCTATTTTCCGAGTTAATGAGGGCAAATTATAAGCTTTCTGATGGTACTTTAGTAGTTTTGTTGTCTGGATTTGTGGGGAAGAACGCGCAAGAATTAGGACAACAAGTGCATTGTCTTGTTATTAAAAATGGTTTAACTCATGAAGTTTCAACTTCAAATTCCCTTCTCAATATGTGTGCGAAATGTATGGACTTTTCTTTGGCTGAAAGAATGTTTGAGGAGATGCCATTTCGTGATGTTGTGACTTATAATATCTTGATTGGGCCGCTGGCAAGAAGTGAGAGGCCAGGCAGGGGATTAGAGCTTCTCTTACACATGCTTAGTGAAGGTATTTTGCCTAACAAAACCACGTATGTCGGTGTTATTAATTGTTCTGCCAATCTGAAAATACAACTGTTTGGAGAGTATATTCATTCAAAGGTTACAAAAAACTCGATGGAAATTGATGTTTTTGTGGGTAGTGCTTTGGTTGACTTCTATGGGAAGTGCAATATGTTAGTTTCTGCTCAACGCTGTTTTGATGAAATATGTGATAGAAATGTGGTTTCATGGAACAGCTTGATTGCAGCTGTCACTTCTAAAAGTCAGAGCAGTTCTGTAGCTTTATTCCAAGAGATGCTGCAGCTGGGTTATTGTCCTAATGAGTTCACATTTTCTGCAGTGTTGAAAGCATCATCCGTCCTTGAGCTGAAGCAGCTCCATTGTTTAATTATCAGAATGGGCTACCTTCAGTATGAGTATGTGTTTAGATCGCTGATTACCTCATACGCCAGAAGTGGACTAATATTTGACGCATTGCTGATTGCCAACTCTGCAGACACATTAATTTCAGTGGCTTCCTCCAATGTCATAGCTGCTGCTTATAGTAGAAATGGGGAGTCTGATAAATCTCTAGAGATCCTTTCTAATCTGAATGAACCTGATACTATTTCTTGGAACATTCTAGCGTCCACTTGTTCTCATAACGGTTATCATACTGAAGCATTTGAAGTTTTTAAGCACATGTTGGAAGTTCAAATTTATCCTGACAATTATACATTTGTGAGTGTCCTGAGTAGTTGCACCAGTCTGCGCTGCCTCGCTTTTGGTTGTTCAATCCATGGTCTCCTAATCAAATCCAATTTTGAACGTTGTGACACATTTGTCTGCAACATCTTAATTGACCTGTACTCAAAATGTGGATGTGTTGAAGATTCGGTGAAGATCTTTAATGCTACAGAAGATAAGAACCTTATTACATGGACAACTTTAATTTCTGCTCTTGGGCAtcatggctttgtttttcaggCCCTGGAAAGGTTTAAGGAAATGGAGCACCTGGGAATTAAGCCGGATGCTGTATCATTTGTGGCTATGCTTTCAGCATGCAGACACGGAGGCTTAGTTCAGGAAGGGATGGAACTCTTTTCACGAATGCAAAGGTTGTATGGTCTTGAACCAAAGATGGATCATTATCATGGTGTGGTGGACCTGTTGGCCAGACATGGGAATCTAAAGGAAGCAGAGCAAGTGATCTCTAGCATGCCATTCCCACCAAATGCTCTCATATGGCGTAGTTTTCTAGAGGGCTGTAAGAGAAGAAGGATTACTAATCTATACCCTTTAAAGAGCAGGGACTTAACGATTTACCGTGCTTAA